The proteins below come from a single Synechococcus sp. WH 8101 genomic window:
- the ychF gene encoding redox-regulated ATPase YchF, with protein sequence MLKAGIVGLPNVGKSTLFNALVANAQAQAANFPFCTIEPNVGTVAVPDPRLQQLSDLSGSKELIPARMEFVDIAGLVKGASQGEGLGNKFLANIREVDAIVHVVRCFEDDDVIHVSGSVGPARDAEVINLELGLADLSQVEKRRERLKKQMRTSKEAQAEDAALERIEAVLEQGGAARSVALSEEEAAMVKPLGLLTAKPIIYATNVSEDDLAPGNRFCEEVVALAASEGAETVRISAQVEAELIELGDGERADYLEGLGVSEGGLQSLIRATYNLLGLRTYFTTGEKETRAWTFKAGMTAPQAAGVIHTDFERGFIRAQTIGWQKLLEAGSLAEARNKGWLRSEGKEYVVEEGDVMEFLFNV encoded by the coding sequence ATGCTCAAAGCCGGAATCGTCGGACTGCCCAACGTTGGTAAGTCCACCCTGTTCAACGCCCTGGTGGCCAACGCACAGGCGCAGGCTGCCAATTTTCCGTTTTGCACGATTGAGCCGAATGTGGGCACCGTGGCGGTTCCCGATCCCCGGCTGCAGCAGCTCTCGGATCTGAGCGGCAGCAAGGAGCTGATCCCCGCCCGAATGGAATTTGTTGACATCGCCGGTCTGGTCAAGGGGGCCAGCCAGGGGGAGGGCCTCGGCAACAAATTTCTGGCCAACATCCGCGAGGTGGACGCGATCGTTCATGTGGTGCGCTGTTTTGAAGACGACGATGTGATTCATGTGTCCGGCTCCGTGGGGCCGGCGCGGGATGCGGAGGTGATCAATTTGGAGCTGGGATTGGCCGATCTGTCCCAGGTGGAAAAGCGCCGCGAACGGTTGAAGAAACAGATGCGCACCAGCAAGGAGGCCCAGGCGGAGGACGCGGCCCTGGAGCGGATCGAGGCGGTGCTCGAGCAAGGAGGCGCAGCGCGCAGCGTGGCCTTGAGCGAGGAGGAAGCCGCCATGGTCAAACCCCTCGGTCTGCTCACGGCCAAGCCGATCATCTACGCCACCAATGTGAGCGAAGACGATCTGGCTCCTGGCAATCGCTTCTGTGAGGAGGTGGTGGCCCTTGCGGCCAGCGAAGGCGCCGAAACCGTGCGGATTTCTGCCCAGGTGGAGGCGGAACTGATTGAGCTCGGGGATGGGGAGCGCGCCGATTACCTCGAGGGTTTGGGGGTGAGTGAAGGGGGGCTGCAGAGCCTGATCCGCGCCACTTACAACCTGCTCGGTCTGCGCACTTATTTCACAACGGGCGAGAAGGAAACGCGTGCTTGGACCTTCAAGGCCGGCATGACAGCCCCCCAGGCCGCCGGTGTGATCCACACCGATTTCGAGCGGGGCTTCATTCGCGCCCAGACGATCGGCTGGCAGAAGCTGTTGGAGGCCGGCTCCCTCGCCGAGGCCCGCAACAAGGGATGGCTGCGAAGTGAAGGCAAGGAGTATGTGGTGGAAGAGGGGGATGTGATGGAGTTTCTGTTCAACGTCTGA